In Gossypium hirsutum isolate 1008001.06 chromosome D01, Gossypium_hirsutum_v2.1, whole genome shotgun sequence, the genomic window ATCACAATTACCTTTAATAAAAGAGGCAGAAGGAAGAGCAGTCAATGTCGACGAGGAACGAGGAGCAGGGACACGTGCCAAATAATTGGAAACAATTGGGTATGATTATGAGTTTACTGTAGATGCCCTGAATCTCAAGTACCTTGAGATTATAGATTGGGAGAGCTTGGTTCACATTGAAAGTGTCATTGTTAGCTTGTCAAACCTAATATTTGCTTCAATAGATGCGGCTTATATTCTGAATTGCCGAACTAGTCTAAGACTTGTCCATGAACCGGTTCAATTCGAAGGCAGTTCGAAAAATAAGTCTATAGGTCTTGATATAAGGTTAGAATTCTAGCTATTTTAGAGTAGTATCTCACTGATGGCTTGGACCCCTGGAAAGATATCTTCTTCGCCTTTCACCTAAACTGTGTAGGAAAACCCTAAAGCTAATCTCAGGGAACAATGAAGCTTCATTGGATCTTTCTGTTTAGGTGCAAGTAGTCCACATCTTCACAAACATATCTATTTCACCGAACCTCTCTCTAAAATAGTGCCCAAATCGTTACACCTTTCGTGCGGAAGGTTTAAGTAAAAATGTAGGTTCAAAAAATTGGTTTGAGTAGAAAAATAAGATCTATTTAGAAGACGGGTCAGGTCTCAAGTTTTTTCGGCTCGAGCTCGGCtcgaatttataaaaaaaattattgtttcttcactgttttgttgttgttttcctATTGTAATAACCAAATTTTGCTCGAGCCCACACaaacataaacaaaataataaacagCCGAAACTAATGGCTCATAAGAcccaaaacaaataaaacaacagTCCATTACAGTGCAGGCCCAAATTCCCTATGGCCCAAATAAAAAACaacctaaccctagcccaaaaaCACCAAATCAAAAAAAGGGTCAAACCCTAGGCGCTGCACCTAGGGTCTTCTGCAGCCGCCGCATGCCACCGCCGCTGCTCGCCTGTCGTTGGCCCTCCACGCTCGTCAGACCTCTTGCAAGAAAAGACAACaagagaaaaaacaaaagaatgcagcaaatagaaaagaaaaaaaataaaatgacaaaGGAAATCATAGCGGTTAGCTTTAgttcggctataaaagcctaaaCTTGATCTCTGTAATCTTCTTCTGGCACTTTTACaaacattgaaaataaaagaaaaacaaaaagttgttGTCTTCTGCGTTCTTTTTcgatctatttatttattttattatttattgaatccatttttaaaaaaaaactattaataaatataaaaaaggaaagAGAATTCTTAGAGTCGCCTACAAAGCCAGTTACCGGAGCCATTTCGGTCGCTGAAATCGGGACGGGAGAGGGGCATGGGGGCTTCTCCTTCTTTCGATCTTAAAGTCCAGAAGGCTAGACCTTCAAGCGTTTtaaaaacgggccaaaaacgcgATCTCCGTGTTGCTCCGACCACCACTTACGGCGGAGTCACGGCGGCGCAAGCGACGGCCTTACTAGCCGAATTTGAGGGCTGCGAGAGAGAGAGAGTTTGATATCTCtctggattttttttaaataggggTAAAActgatttttgtttttgcttttagaatttatattaggAATAATACGGCGCCATTTTGAGCCTTAGTATCAgtggccaaaacgacgccgttttgcgtCTGACTCGAAGACCCGACCAAGCGGCgctgaggatccgcgtgttttgttaGGAGGGGCTAATGGCATGTTCAGCCCCTCCGCTTCTACGGTATATTGCAATCCAGCCTTTGTTTATTTTACATTTTGGCTCCACGAATTTTCTGCATGTTTCATTTTGGTCCGCTCTGAAACGATGCGCATTAAGGTGGGGAATATTTCCCAATCGGTCCCTAATTCCCGGCGCACGCTTTATTTCAATCCCTTGTAGCCTTTTTTTGTATTTGCAATTTAAACCCCAAATTTTTAATcccatttcaatttcatcctcagtcatttaatttatttatttatcaaaaaaaatgcgcttttatcatttttatttttatttatattctattTGAAATTGTTTCACattaaatttatctaaatttttatatattatttattataacttatatatgtatatctttcaaaatttatgtactagatattttaaaactatttttatatattatttatttttaattgtattcgttattgtttaattttagttttttttatattctgtTATTTGGATCgtttgttatttattttgaaGTATCTTTATAAATCATTCTTTTTGAGCTATGATcttctttaaattgatttatatattGTTTCGTTTTATTTGCTTTGATCATTAATATTTGTATTCAATGTGTTGTGTAATTATTTCCAATATGTGTATTATTCCGTTTACTCATATTTCTATGCCATGGTAATTCATTTGTGTAATATGTTGTTCGAAAATTATCTCACCATATTGTAAATTGTCACTCCATCAAAGTAACCCATTTTTCAcacattatttaaaatattacattaatttttacccaaacacacaaaaataaaagttttaaaataaggcaatatttcgtgtaTTTGGAAATGcgagaagtcgtgccctaacttactgggtttcgattttttctcaTTGAACCTAAatgaccgaatatccttttaaaattaaaatacgtgagtcttgaaatagaaaaaaataaaagaaaagcttattctcgaggattCGAggtgttgtatcctaacttactagacgtgacattttgttatcttgaGATAGAAGAGTATTTAACTtacattttgatttgtttaagaaattttaacacaaAGAGGGATagtattttaaactcttttcAAGTTTTCGACTCTCGACATTAAAAcatcaattaatcaactaggtaccaattttggacgctACGAGTGTGCTAAgtgttaacccttcctcgtacgtaatcgactcccgaacccatttttttggattttgtagaccaaactcgttgttttaataaaatcaaattgtttattaaaaataaccacttttcgaggttacccgatcacaccttatcaaaaaggattgatGGCGACTcacattttcgttttcatttttaaaatccaagttgaCCCTGTTTTCAAAACAAATGGTTTCGACACCTATTATTTTGTTGTCTTTtgtattgttactattttgttgttattgtataactattgttttattgttaattttactactattttggaggcatttgcttgttaagttgtatcagtattatttaagtataaaaactttttttaaaatttattttcaatttgttaagaaatatttatttgaatgttgttaatatttttgatatattatatttttaaatttttaataaaaaataaaaaaaattaataccaaCAAACTGAAtctaattttagtatttttatccaaattaaatttaaaacaaaaatttatatcCATTTGTTAGGCGTTATGACACAACCCCACCCGGCCATGTACAAGTCTACGAAGCACTATGCAATGCTAAGTTTCTTTGCTTGTAATGGATCAATAGTTGCGACTGTCGGGTAAGAATCCGATCAATGCTTACATCATATTATTTAAATCCCCACCGTGGGATCTTGAAATGGTCAACCAAAAACACTTTTTTCAAGAAGATCAACGGTTTTGGAGAATAGGGTTTAGCGTAAGACAAAAAAGGAAACAGGGCACTGATATTAATATCATTTTCAATATAAGCGGCGCAAAAGATATTTTGtagcattaaaaatattatataaaacataATGCCCTGTTTTATGATTGACTGCTGTCTCTGCTATTTGGCTGCTAAACGGCTCATCTTACAAACTTCACTCTTTCTGCTTTGgttttttaatcattattattatatgacatcaattttttataaacttttaggcactatatttttattctaaattttattcataaaaacTTTATCGTTTTATTAATGTTTCAATTGCTGATTAtttttataatcataattttaattatattttttcacCTATAATATGCGTGTAACAAAATTTAGtataatttcattataataattaaatttgttgtaaaattgattttttatgttttacttttattctttaTGATAGCTTTTCATTTATAcattatttaccaaattaattttctataataatttttcccttaaattttaataaaattggtTTTATTCAGCGaataaaaaataatctttaataaatgaaattatattttataaattttattaaaaatccgATCTAAATCTcactaattaatatttaaatatgatttaaatcacttattaaaaaatttactaaCAAATAAATTGTTATAGAGAAGATTACTTGTATTACATAATAGTGTTTATTAAGGTTTTtagatataaatataaattggatttattttgtaaaaaaaacattacaaaaaattatttaaagatatgtttaaatttttgttttcttatctAAAATCATGATGAGTGACCAATGCACAATTTTTACAAATGAATGTTGAATTCTCCTAAATCTTAGCTAATGTGAAATTCGAGACCTTTGCAAAACTACCCTATATAGCTTGTATTGACTCTAGACAATCTCATAGAATTTGGATTTTTGCTTCAGTAAAAAGAATTGTAAGAGGTTTTCTTTTTATATGtaatcttaaaaaataaattattaatcaaACATGTTGATTACAGTAAGCTAAACAATCGCTTTCCAAGCCAAGCTAAGCCAACACCAAACAGAACCGTCCAAAATCTAAGCCAACCTGACACAGATTTCTCAAGATAGATCGTTGtcttaaatgtaaaaaatgaaaacccaaaaagacACAACCTTTATTCTAAATCTAAAACCCTTTGTTCTCCTCCTACTTTAACACTTTCTAAGCTTCTACTCCACTCCAGTTCCCCCCAAAAGCCCTCCCTTTTCTCTTTCTCTCAGTCTCTCTGGAACTGTTGTTTAAATTCTAAGAAGAAAAGAATGAGGGGTCCTTTGGGGGCTGTACTAGAAAGGTATCCATTGAGTGATGGAACTACAGAAGATGGAGGGATCATTAGACACAACAGGAAATGTAGAGATGTTGCATTTCTTGTCATTTTTATAGCATTTTGGGTTGCTATGATCGTTAACTCTAGCTTTGGATTTAACCAAGGAAACCCATTAAGGTATTTAACTTCTTTTGTCTTTTGGTTTCCTTTTATTAAGCTTTACACACTTTTAGTTCTTGTTGAATCCCAAAATGGGTACCTTTTGTTTTGGTACGGATCGTTTGTTTTGGGATCCTTTTAtggtatgtttttttatttatttacagtaATAGCTCCAATGAGTctctttatctatttatttattgttaagcAACATATCTTGCTTATTGTATTTTCACTTGTTATCATATTGTAGTTGTTGTTACTTTGTAAAAATTACTGCATTTTCATTTCGTTTTTTTTTCCTTGTTTCTTATGTTATTTGGTTGccaagaaaattggggaaaataatagaaaaatggctGGCTGCCTGGCACATGGTTGGGATTTGCTTTCCCAATTAGATTAGAAGTCAGAACAAAATATGAAGTGTTTTCATTTGCTAGAAGCAGGGTTGGCTGATTGTCTTACTATTGGAATTATTCCCAATTTCCACTAAGATTTTAAGGGACTGGGATTTTGTGAAATATGATGACTTTTGAAGCCAGGCACAAGTAAAAACTAGACTTGAATTTTGTATGAATGGTTTTTGACTGCATCGTAGATCTTTACTACCGGTCACTGATTCTAGTTGTATGTTTATAGCTTTTGTTTGGAGTGACGATAACTGCGGTAGTGTCATTGGTATTCCTAGTATGTAATGGCCTTTCTAGATTACTACAACTTCCCTTGGGTGGGTATTAATGCTATCTTAGTTCTTATAGAGGTTATGCTTGCCTGGTGCCAatcataaactaataaaaatcagCTCTTTCCATTTCTTCGGGGCATCAATCAAAATGTTGCTGTTTGCCTTTATGTATTGTAGCTTAATTCAGTTTTACCTGCTCTGCTTTCTTACTTTGTTTTCATTCTACTTTTCTATGTTGGATGGCAATATCAGGCTTACATACGGGCTGGACTACAAAGGGAATGTATGTGGTGACAAGCATGCTCATCCTGGCCTTCATCAGCTGGAACTCAAGTATTGGTTGAATCCAAATCAGGTTTATCAAAGTGGTGTGAAGGATAGCCAATTCAAATTGTCTAATGCTCGGAGTATATGCTTGCTGGATTGCCCTACTCCATTAGAAGATTCACTAAGTTGGGTCTGTGATTATCCAGAGGGGGATATCCACCTCTCAATGGATGACTGGATCGATAGAAATTACGATTATTATGAAATTCTTACCCCGGGAATGAAAAATGCTTCTCTCCAACTTCAGGGTCCATGTTACCCAGTTATATTTCCAACTGTGAATGGTAGATAAACTGGAACTACTTGTTTTatagtttaatatttattttcccAAAGCATGTGTACATTTTCTTTTACCATCTCATGAATTATTATGTATGCTTTTTCAGTTTACTGGAGTTGCCAATATATTGCTCGTGCTTCAAATGCATCTTTGCGGCACTGGAAACAGATGGGTGGAGTGGATATTAAAGAAGATATCGTAGTAGATAAATCCATTCACAGTTTTATCAATTCTCGGTCATCTGTCTTAAAGGTTGAGCGCCTTTCCTGCAATACAATTTTGCTTATATGGGATGTCTCTTAATTATGTTGCCTATATCAACTTCATGCCTTTTAGAAAGTGTCATTTTCAGCTTTGTGAAATATTAATATACATGTCCAGAACTTAAAGTTAATCTCATGACTTTGCAGCGTTACATGGCTGATATCGGAAAGGCATGGCCTGTATTGATAGTTTGTGGTGGGCTATTGCCACTATTTCTTTCAGTTGTATGGCTGTTAATGATTCGCTATTTTGTTGCTGCAATGCCTTGGATCACGGTTGCCTTCTTTAACATTCTCATAATAACGGTTACAGTGTTTTACTACTTAAAAGGTTCGAAATATATCTCTTACCTCTTTGTCTTCTTCACTGTATGCCATATATTTCGTGTATGTATCTCAAATGGAAGGATAACTGCTATTTTCAATATGATGCTAAATTTGTCTTTTTCTTCTTGGTTTTAGCTGGATGGATTGGGAATGATGCCATCTCCCCTATCATTGGTGATCATGATCCATACATGCATGTTTTTGGACGGGTGGGTTATTGCTTTTGTCTTGATCAGAATGCTTTTATTATAATGGATATATTGGTTTTTGTTACATGCTAAACTTTTGTTTCTTTCAGGAACTAAACCATCTACGTGCTGCTGCGATTCTTATGACATTCGTTATGGTTCTTTCCATCCTAACATCAATAGCAATTGTTCGCCGTATCCTAATGGGAACATCAGTGCTAAAGGCAAGTATGCAAATGATTCAATCACTTAAGATGATTTGCTTTAGCATCAGCTAGTGCTGCTTAGAATTGCCATTTAAGACttccatttttaattttattttcataaaaaaatcaaaggaGCTAAAAAGTGGTATTATATTTCCAACTGTACACAGGTTGCTGCAAAGGTCATAGGTGAAGTCCAAGCACTGATAATTTTTCCAGTCATACCATATTCAATTCTAGCAATTTTTTACATGGTCTGGATATCAGCTGCCCTCCATCTGTTCAGTTCGGGTCAGGTCGTCCAGAATAATTGTAATACCAACTGCTGTGCTTACGATCTTCTGTCGGAAAAGGTGAACTGTGATCATTGTTGTGGTTATAGCATCCGTTACACCCCTCATATTGCTGTTGCCATCTTCTTCCACCTGTTTGGTTGTTACTGGGTTACAAAGTTTTTTATCGCGTGTTCTTCCACGGTGATTGCGGGTTCTGTTGCCTCTTACTATTGGACACGTGGTGAAACATCGGTAAGCTACTAAATCACAGCATAGTTTGTGAGGTGTACATGCTGTTTCCATGGGGAACCAAACAACTAATTTTTGCCATATTTCGAAGTAACATATCAATTACTTTGTAtctatttgttagtaatttagttGTGATATAAAGAATATGTTTCTAAGTTTGCACATTACATTAAGAATTTCTctccttttttctttccttttgaagaAATTTATTCTTTCACTGATTATTTTTGTGGTTCGCTCTTGCAGTCGGAGGTTCCAGTTCTTCCTGTTTTTGACTCTATGAAGCGGCTTATAAGATACAGCCTTGGATCTGTGGCCCTTGGCTCGTTGATTGTATCCTTCGTGGAATCAATTCGTTTCATTCTTGAGTCATTTCGTCGGAAACTAAAAGTTACTGAAACTACACCTGATAGCTGGTTTGGAAAGATGGTATATCATACTTCACAGGGATGCTTAAGCTGTGTTGAGTGGACAATCAAATCAGTGAATCGAAATGCTTATATAATGGTAATCTTCTACAATGAGTTTCgagaaaaactaaaaatgttCGTATACTATCCAAAAGCTTGTAGATTTTTCTTTGTATGGAAATGGGtacttttaagaaaaataaatagtcGGAGCAACAAAGGATCTTGGCTATGCTCCAACATTAACTTACATAGTAGAAGGATCTATCATCCGTACACTTTTGTTCTTAACTGCAAATGTCACGCTCTCGTTTTTCTTTTTAACACATTGAAGACTTTCTAATAGGACGTATCATCTGGTTGCTGTTggtacattttttttttgttgtctgCCGATTCCGAATTTtatcttaaatattaatttattatttttgtagatCGCAATAACAGGGAAAAGCTTCTGTAGATCTTCTGCAATTGCAACAGAATTGATCATGAATAATATCCTTAGATTAGTGAGGGTGAATGTGATTGGAGATGTTATCCTATTTCTTGGAAAGTTGTTTGTCAGCCTCTCGAGCGCTGTCTTTGGTTTCCTTGTGTTGGATACCCACAAGTATAGTTCTGGTCATAACAAATTATCCTCCCCATTGCTTCCTGTCCTGGTATGTTATCTATTCTTTCTTATTGTAATTCGTTTTGTAGGTGAGAGATTGACTTTTATACATGCGTGCACCACAAGCTAGCAAACATGTTAAGCTCTCTAATCATTAATGATGAGAATTGCTGCTTAcattatgtattatttttgtcAGGTTTGCTGGACTCTTGGTTATGTAGTTGCAACTCTTTTCTTTGCCGTGGTGGAGATGTCGATTGATACCCTAATACTTTCCTTCTGCCAGGACTCAGAGGAGCACGAAGGGACGGCCCAATTTGCACCTCTCCTTCTCATGGAAACTCTCAATGAACAAAATGACATGCAGAGACTTACTCAATGATCTTATGGACTATAATTTTCTCACAGAATTCTTGAATCCTTATTATAATATGGTGTTCCTACATTCTCGTTCCCATTTTCATATCAATCCTTGTATATATTTAACGGCCATGACTACAAGGAAGTTTTTGTGTGAGAAATATATGTAGTTATATTTGTGGAAAACCAACAATTGGACAGTGGATACATCATTGTTTAGTTTTGTTACGTGGAAGAGGTGTTAAAATAGTAAGCCCGTGAAGAATCACCTTGAATTAACATGAAAACATTGCTATTTTCTGAGGAAGCAGACAACCCAGTTTCTATCAGCATCATGCTCACGACAAAAGGAACAAGAACAGTATAAAAGTTCAAAAATTGTCAATTTTATTTGGAatttaaatgaaaacaaaaaaaaccaatGGCAAGTTTGTCTTTATGTTTCTTCAGGTGTTCGATCTTCTTCATTGGTTACTGCTGTAGTTTTGCCCTGTGTTGCTAAAAGCTTGAAATGATTTGAACTTTTTGTTTAGGAGGATCCCAGATTTGTCTGATTCTTCTTTGCGAAACTCAGGTTCTTCGGGTTGATTATATCAACTTGAATCAATATTATCCGGCCATTCTCTTCCTCCGTCCATTTAATGGATTCCTTCTCCAGCTGTCTCATTATCTGCAAAAGAATATTTTTCGGTGCTAGTTTCTTAACTCATAATGTAAATATGTATACACAAAATAGTGATAAATCAAAGCTCATTTGCAATATCAATGAGATCAAACAGAAGTTTGAACTTCAAGCGCATAACGCTTGGGATGTTTGTTTTGGGTTCAAGCTCATGCGGAGTTGGTGATTTTACCTTAGGTGAACTTTTTAATGGTGTTTTGTATCTAAATATCTTTAaacttcaataaataaaaattttcttttaaaaataaacaatcaTACCAGTCGTCTTCGAGCTCCCTTTTTAGTATCTTCTTCAATGGTTCCCACTATAATCCTTAGATACTTAAAAGCTGGCAAGATGAGTAAATAAGAAGTTATGGCAGTTTACTTGTAAAATACAAAGACTAAAGAATAGAAGAGTGGTAACCTACTAGGGATGCCAGAAATAGATAATAAGTGGGTTCGGAGAAGACTAAGAGCTTCCTTTGGTTCGAAGTCACGCAAGTCAAGAGACATAATTTCTTCATCACTGCAACTGAATTCAAAAACTTGTGATGCAATTATCTGAAGCAACAGACAGCGATATTAGGGAATAGAAAAAGGAACTTCAGCATGCACCAACCTGGATTCAAGCATCTTTGCAGACGATTTTTCATCTGCCTCTCGGGCCCTTTTGTTAAAAAAGCGACCCTAGACATTCaccaaaagaaataaatttatcaaGAATTACATCTACTGAAgaatataatactactctaaaaGCTTTTTCAGTTGGATACTAGGCGGAGTTGGCTCAATTATCTGAAAGGAGTTTGTATTTCAGACATGCATAGTTTTAATCTTATTAAACCACTTTTTTTTTCAGTTGAGAGAGTGTAAAAGACTgatattagaaaaagaaaattctaaaGAGAGGCAAAGATCAGAATCATACTAGCTCCATGAGTTCGGTTGCTCTTGCCTTATCACCGCTAGTATATGCTTCAGCAGCCTGGAAGTTAACCAAGATTGTTAGCACTAATCACACATTCCAATTTAAAAATCATCCAATAGAAGCATTAGCACTTCTTCGGATTTTGCAAAAGATTAAGAACTTCCAAAACTTATGAGATGGCCTCAGACTTGCTTTACTAAACTTAGTTCTATCAAAAGTTTGTAGAAAAATATTCATAAGAGTCTATCT contains:
- the LOC107917771 gene encoding choline transporter protein 1, with the protein product MRGPLGAVLERYPLSDGTTEDGGIIRHNRKCRDVAFLVIFIAFWVAMIVNSSFGFNQGNPLRLTYGLDYKGNVCGDKHAHPGLHQLELKYWLNPNQVYQSGVKDSQFKLSNARSICLLDCPTPLEDSLSWVCDYPEGDIHLSMDDWIDRNYDYYEILTPGMKNASLQLQGPCYPVIFPTVNVYWSCQYIARASNASLRHWKQMGGVDIKEDIVVDKSIHSFINSRSSVLKRYMADIGKAWPVLIVCGGLLPLFLSVVWLLMIRYFVAAMPWITVAFFNILIITVTVFYYLKAGWIGNDAISPIIGDHDPYMHVFGRELNHLRAAAILMTFVMVLSILTSIAIVRRILMGTSVLKVAAKVIGEVQALIIFPVIPYSILAIFYMVWISAALHLFSSGQVVQNNCNTNCCAYDLLSEKVNCDHCCGYSIRYTPHIAVAIFFHLFGCYWVTKFFIACSSTVIAGSVASYYWTRGETSSEVPVLPVFDSMKRLIRYSLGSVALGSLIVSFVESIRFILESFRRKLKVTETTPDSWFGKMVYHTSQGCLSCVEWTIKSVNRNAYIMIAITGKSFCRSSAIATELIMNNILRLVRVNVIGDVILFLGKLFVSLSSAVFGFLVLDTHKYSSGHNKLSSPLLPVLVCWTLGYVVATLFFAVVEMSIDTLILSFCQDSEEHEGTAQFAPLLLMETLNEQNDMQRLTQ